One genomic window of Coffea eugenioides isolate CCC68of chromosome 1, Ceug_1.0, whole genome shotgun sequence includes the following:
- the LOC113776317 gene encoding zinc finger CCCH domain-containing protein 24 isoform X2, translated as MSAATPTETLNPPVNQQDSSNHVEPIEAPPELTPNTDSDTTAEKRKREDPDPESSPNKGRERENHPFWKTSLCSYFRRSKGSCSHGDTCRYAHGELELRPRPDNTWDPTSERAKKMARIDEGGGTGKEDRNDCMMTEAFADGEEVGGSSEAGLAKCVVNLPMKWTSDNLRNFLDENGISFKSAKKKKGMVVGFVSFESAEQVNSALKELDGKSIGSKNLKIGDVIQRSFDKKNKVAVPNAQEHDQNAVSVNGSSDIDESSIDTENGEPTDECSAPNNSDSKGRTARDVVTPLAHMPYADQLEHKKKSLTQTLKRLTRNARKACPNGVPLPEWVLKSREIGGLPCKLEGIIESPVVNEYRNKCEFSVGYSLQGKLTVGFLLGNFREGVTAVQEPVDCPNVSRIASRYAAIFQEFLTHSSFPIWNRLNNTGFWRQLTVREGRKPGKSAEVENSDMTVSEVMLMVQVCTTGFDDEKVNDELQKMARDFSSRATAESPCLPLTAIVVQDHKGISNAAPAEAPLHSLPIPRECSDSGVVAPYDGVEARIHDYISNLQFSISPTAFFQVNTLAAEKLYALAGEWAGLGPDTLLFDICCGTGTIGLTLAHRVGMVVGIEMNASAVSDAERNADINGIKNCRFICAKAEDVMGSLLKEYLTLSQKQEEILELAEDNKEVKISETTSTESALEPQESSDLENMNCHHESGSLDNGNVEADTQYKSFSSSENGTTSTKQFKNIVAIVDPPRVGLHPTF; from the exons ATGTCTGCTGCTACACCAACAGAAACCTTAAACCCGCCGGTTAACCAGCAGGATTCATCAAACCACGTCGAACCAATTGAAGCCCCTCCCGAATTGACTCCCAATACTGATAGTGACACAACTGCGGAAAAGCGAAAGCGCGAGGACCCGGACCCGGAATCAAGCCCGAACAAAGGCCGGGAACGTGAGAACCACCCATTCTGGAAGACGAGCCTTTGCTCCTATTTCAGGCGGTCCAAAGGCTCGTGCAGTCACGGTGACACGTGCCGATACGCCCATGGGGAGTTGGAGCTCCGGCCCCGACCCGACAACACTTGGGACCCGACATCCGAGCGAGCTAAGAAGATGGCCAGAATAGATGAGGGTGGTGGGACAGGGAAGGAGGATAGGAATGACTGCATGATGACAGAGGCTTTTGCAGATGGAGAAGAAGTTGGTGGTTCTTCAGAGGCTGGGTTGGCTAAGTGTGTCGTGAACCTCCCAATGAAGTGGACTTCGGATAATTTAAGGAACTTTCTCGATGAAAAT GGAATTTCCTTTAAGTCagctaaaaagaagaaaggtaTGGTTGTCGGATTTGTGAGTTTTGAAAGTGCAGAGCAAGTTAATAGTGCATTGAAG GAGTTGGATGGAAAGTCTATTGgcagcaaaaatttgaagattgGAGATGTGATACAACGATCATTtgataagaaaaataaagtggCTGTGCCCAATGCTCAGGAGCATGATCAGAACGCTGTGTCAGTCAATGGAAGTTCTGATATTGATGAATCTTCAATTGACACTGAAAATGGTGAACCAACAGATGAATGTTCAGCACCAAATAATTCAGATTCAAAGGGTAGAACTGCTCGTGATGTAGTAACTCCACTTGCGCATATGCCTTATGCTGATCAGTTAGAGCACAAGAAAAAGTCTCTTACCCAGACCCTCAAAAGACTG ACTCGAAATGCACGTAAAGCTTGTCCAAATGGTGTTCCACTTCCAGAATGGGTTCTCAAATCTAGAGAAATAG GTGGTCTTCCCTGCAAATTAGAGGGGATAATTGAGTCACCTGTTGTCAATGAGTATCGTAACAAGTGCGAGTTCTCTGTGGGTTACTCCCTACAAGGAAAACTAACAGTGGGATTTCTGCTAGGCAATTTCAG GGAAGGTGTTACAGCTGTTCAGGAACCTGTGGATTGCCCGAATGTATCTAGAATTGCTAGCAGGTATGCTGCAATCTTTCAGGAATTTTTGACTCACTCAAGCTTTCCTATTTGGAACAGATTGAATAATACGGGATTTTGGCGTCAACTGACG GTTCGAGAAGGGAGGAAGCCAGGCAAAAGTGCTGAGGTTGAGAATTCTGATATGACTGTTTCAGAGGTTATGCTCATGGTTCAG GTTTGCACTACGGGCTTTGATGATGAAAAGGTAAATGATGAACTTCAAAAGATGGCTCGAGATTTTTCTTCAAGAGCTACTGCAGAGTCTCCTTGTTTGCCTTTAACAGCCATAGTTGTCCAG GATCATAAAGGAATTTCAAATGCAGCACCAGCTGAAGCTCCTCTGCATTCCCTTCCCATTCCCAGGGAATGTAGTGATTCAGGAGTTGTTGCACCTTATGATGGTGTTGAAGCTAGAATTCATGATTACATAAGTAATCTCCAGTTCTCTATCTCTCCGACCGCCTTCTTTCAG GTTAACACCCTTGCAGCTGAGAAGTTGTACGCGCTTGCTGGGGAGTGGGCTGGCTTGGGTCCTGACACCTTGCTTTTTGATATTTGCTGTGGTACAGGAACAATAGGTCTTACCTTAGCTCATCGTGTTGGCATG GTTGTTGGCATCGAAATGAATGCTTCTGCAGTTTCAGATGCTGAAAGGAATGCTGATATTAATGGTATCAAAAACTGCAGATTTATCTGTGCAAAG GCAGAGGATGTAATGGGGAGTCTCCTGAAAGAGTACCTGACTTTATCTCAGAAACAAGAGGAAATTTTGGAACTGGCTGAGGACAACAAAGAAGTCAAAATTTCTGAAACAACTTCTACAGAAAGTGCCCTAGAACCTCAAGAAAGCTCAGATCTTGAGAACATGAATTGTCATCATGAATCTGGGTCTCTGGATAATGGAAATGTAGAAGCTGACACCCAATACAAGAGCTTTTCATCCTCTGAAAATGGGACCACCTCAACGAAGCAGTTTAAAAATATTGTTGCCATTGTAGATCCTCCACGTGTTGGTCTTCATCCTACT TTTTGA
- the LOC113777744 gene encoding uncharacterized protein LOC113777744 isoform X2, whose translation MIVDKMLDSMPKRVPKRVWLGFQMSMGLLVGGNHTSSRFSLYGGFKMLSKETENLANNVFKELMGKNLLDPNSKTLCVGEGSASAVSALRELGFRHAVAVGSHPSFSLLKRRFVCELDFADNSFDFLFSRALDGVSVPALLVLEIERVLRPGGIGAMLVGAHDFYSGSLIRSATPVSLYLKSSEIIHVCGVGSNALVIFKKRFENAAFFEQFQLPNECPAITNNKPFMKFIEPLTDEKSLHTKREVSYLPKFLNTSTRNRLIYINVGADESTNLSIYELFKPYSSFGKRAFSVFLMDHNTSVLSSHIKTPGITFIYHPGLAGENAAPELDSDEYLSAPMDTEGFDFARWFKETVEDDDFVVLRINTRTLKLNILGELFKTGVICRVDELFLKCSESLDCKGAICEDCMSLFRSLRNSGVFVHQWLGD comes from the exons ATGATTGTGGACAAGATGCTTGATTCAATGCCGAAAAGGGTTCCAAAAAGGGTCTGGCTTGGGTTCCAAATGTCAATGGGATTACTCGTGGGTGGAAATCACACCTCTTCCAG GTTTTCTCTTTATGGGGGTTTTAAGATGCTTAGCAAAGAGACTGAAAACTTGGCTAATAATGTTTTCAAGGAGCTTATGGGGAAGAATTTGCTGGATCCTAATTCGAAAACTTTGTGTGTTGGGGAGGGTTCTGCCTCTGCTGTATCAGCTCTGCGAGAGCTGGGTTTCCGACATGCTGTTGCTGTTGGTAGCCACCCATCTTTCTCACTTCTAAAACGGAGATTTGTTTGTGAGCTCGACTTTGCGGATAATTCCTTCGATTTTTTGTTCTCGAGAGCTCTTGATGGGGTATCTGTGCCAGCTCTTCTCGTGCTTGAGATTGAGCGTGTTTTACGTCCAGGTGGCATTGGTGCTATGCTTGTTGGTGCCCATGACTTCTACTCTGGAAGCCTGATTAGGTCTGCCACACcagtttcattatatttaaaGAGTTCTGAAATCATACATGTGTGTGGTGTTGGCTCAAATGCTCTAGTCATCTTTAAGAAAAGATTTGAAAATGCTGCTTTCTTTGAGCAATTTCAACTTCCAAATGAATGCCCTGCCATCACAAATAACAAACCATTTATGAAGTTCATTGAGCCCCTAACGGATGAAAAATCACTACATACCAAGAGGGAAGTTTCTTATCTGCCCAAGTTTTTGAATACTTCAACAAGGAACAGACTCATTTACATCAATGTTGGTGCAGACGAATCCACAAACCTGAGTATTTATGAGCTGTTTAAACCTTATAGTTCATTTGGTAAACGAGCATTCAGTGTATTTTTGATGGATCATAACACTTCTGTCCTGTCTTCTCACATCAAAACTCCTGGTATCACTTTTATTTACCATCCAGGCCTCGCAGGAGAAAATGCTGCTCCGGAACTGGACTCTGATGAGTACTTGAGTGCTCCAATGGATACAGAAGGGTTTGACTTTGCTCGCTGGTTTAAAGAAACAGTGGAAGATGATGATTTTGTGGTCCTTAGGATTAACACAAGAACACTGAAGTTGAACATTCTTGGTGAATTGTTCAAAACTGGAGTAATATGCCGCGTTGATGAACTTTTCCTCAAGTGCTCAGAGTCGCTAGACTGCAAAGGTGCCATTTGTGAAGACTGCATGAGTCTTTTCAGAAGTCTCAGAAATTCTGGTGTGTTTGTTCATCAGTGGTTGGGGGACTGA
- the LOC113776317 gene encoding zinc finger CCCH domain-containing protein 24 isoform X1 — protein sequence MSAATPTETLNPPVNQQDSSNHVEPIEAPPELTPNTDSDTTAEKRKREDPDPESSPNKGRERENHPFWKTSLCSYFRRSKGSCSHGDTCRYAHGELELRPRPDNTWDPTSERAKKMARIDEGGGTGKEDRNDCMMTEAFADGEEVGGSSEAGLAKCVVNLPMKWTSDNLRNFLDENGISFKSAKKKKGMVVGFVSFESAEQVNSALKELDGKSIGSKNLKIGDVIQRSFDKKNKVAVPNAQEHDQNAVSVNGSSDIDESSIDTENGEPTDECSAPNNSDSKGRTARDVVTPLAHMPYADQLEHKKKSLTQTLKRLTRNARKACPNGVPLPEWVLKSREIGGLPCKLEGIIESPVVNEYRNKCEFSVGYSLQGKLTVGFLLGNFREGVTAVQEPVDCPNVSRIASRYAAIFQEFLTHSSFPIWNRLNNTGFWRQLTVREGRKPGKSAEVENSDMTVSEVMLMVQVCTTGFDDEKVNDELQKMARDFSSRATAESPCLPLTAIVVQDHKGISNAAPAEAPLHSLPIPRECSDSGVVAPYDGVEARIHDYISNLQFSISPTAFFQVNTLAAEKLYALAGEWAGLGPDTLLFDICCGTGTIGLTLAHRVGMVVGIEMNASAVSDAERNADINGIKNCRFICAKAEDVMGSLLKEYLTLSQKQEEILELAEDNKEVKISETTSTESALEPQESSDLENMNCHHESGSLDNGNVEADTQYKSFSSSENGTTSTKQFKNIVAIVDPPRVGLHPTVIKVLRTNTTLRRLVYISCNPESLVANAIELCTPSADKTEKGGQKNNWAWRNMSSAGLARHRAKSMPYSEPFKPVKAMAVDLFPHTPHCELVMLLER from the exons ATGTCTGCTGCTACACCAACAGAAACCTTAAACCCGCCGGTTAACCAGCAGGATTCATCAAACCACGTCGAACCAATTGAAGCCCCTCCCGAATTGACTCCCAATACTGATAGTGACACAACTGCGGAAAAGCGAAAGCGCGAGGACCCGGACCCGGAATCAAGCCCGAACAAAGGCCGGGAACGTGAGAACCACCCATTCTGGAAGACGAGCCTTTGCTCCTATTTCAGGCGGTCCAAAGGCTCGTGCAGTCACGGTGACACGTGCCGATACGCCCATGGGGAGTTGGAGCTCCGGCCCCGACCCGACAACACTTGGGACCCGACATCCGAGCGAGCTAAGAAGATGGCCAGAATAGATGAGGGTGGTGGGACAGGGAAGGAGGATAGGAATGACTGCATGATGACAGAGGCTTTTGCAGATGGAGAAGAAGTTGGTGGTTCTTCAGAGGCTGGGTTGGCTAAGTGTGTCGTGAACCTCCCAATGAAGTGGACTTCGGATAATTTAAGGAACTTTCTCGATGAAAAT GGAATTTCCTTTAAGTCagctaaaaagaagaaaggtaTGGTTGTCGGATTTGTGAGTTTTGAAAGTGCAGAGCAAGTTAATAGTGCATTGAAG GAGTTGGATGGAAAGTCTATTGgcagcaaaaatttgaagattgGAGATGTGATACAACGATCATTtgataagaaaaataaagtggCTGTGCCCAATGCTCAGGAGCATGATCAGAACGCTGTGTCAGTCAATGGAAGTTCTGATATTGATGAATCTTCAATTGACACTGAAAATGGTGAACCAACAGATGAATGTTCAGCACCAAATAATTCAGATTCAAAGGGTAGAACTGCTCGTGATGTAGTAACTCCACTTGCGCATATGCCTTATGCTGATCAGTTAGAGCACAAGAAAAAGTCTCTTACCCAGACCCTCAAAAGACTG ACTCGAAATGCACGTAAAGCTTGTCCAAATGGTGTTCCACTTCCAGAATGGGTTCTCAAATCTAGAGAAATAG GTGGTCTTCCCTGCAAATTAGAGGGGATAATTGAGTCACCTGTTGTCAATGAGTATCGTAACAAGTGCGAGTTCTCTGTGGGTTACTCCCTACAAGGAAAACTAACAGTGGGATTTCTGCTAGGCAATTTCAG GGAAGGTGTTACAGCTGTTCAGGAACCTGTGGATTGCCCGAATGTATCTAGAATTGCTAGCAGGTATGCTGCAATCTTTCAGGAATTTTTGACTCACTCAAGCTTTCCTATTTGGAACAGATTGAATAATACGGGATTTTGGCGTCAACTGACG GTTCGAGAAGGGAGGAAGCCAGGCAAAAGTGCTGAGGTTGAGAATTCTGATATGACTGTTTCAGAGGTTATGCTCATGGTTCAG GTTTGCACTACGGGCTTTGATGATGAAAAGGTAAATGATGAACTTCAAAAGATGGCTCGAGATTTTTCTTCAAGAGCTACTGCAGAGTCTCCTTGTTTGCCTTTAACAGCCATAGTTGTCCAG GATCATAAAGGAATTTCAAATGCAGCACCAGCTGAAGCTCCTCTGCATTCCCTTCCCATTCCCAGGGAATGTAGTGATTCAGGAGTTGTTGCACCTTATGATGGTGTTGAAGCTAGAATTCATGATTACATAAGTAATCTCCAGTTCTCTATCTCTCCGACCGCCTTCTTTCAG GTTAACACCCTTGCAGCTGAGAAGTTGTACGCGCTTGCTGGGGAGTGGGCTGGCTTGGGTCCTGACACCTTGCTTTTTGATATTTGCTGTGGTACAGGAACAATAGGTCTTACCTTAGCTCATCGTGTTGGCATG GTTGTTGGCATCGAAATGAATGCTTCTGCAGTTTCAGATGCTGAAAGGAATGCTGATATTAATGGTATCAAAAACTGCAGATTTATCTGTGCAAAG GCAGAGGATGTAATGGGGAGTCTCCTGAAAGAGTACCTGACTTTATCTCAGAAACAAGAGGAAATTTTGGAACTGGCTGAGGACAACAAAGAAGTCAAAATTTCTGAAACAACTTCTACAGAAAGTGCCCTAGAACCTCAAGAAAGCTCAGATCTTGAGAACATGAATTGTCATCATGAATCTGGGTCTCTGGATAATGGAAATGTAGAAGCTGACACCCAATACAAGAGCTTTTCATCCTCTGAAAATGGGACCACCTCAACGAAGCAGTTTAAAAATATTGTTGCCATTGTAGATCCTCCACGTGTTGGTCTTCATCCTACT GTCATCAAAGTTTTGAGGACAAATACAACTTTAAGGAGACTCGT CTATATTTCCTGCAATCCTGAAAGCTTGGTTGCAAATGCTATTGAACTCTGTACTCCATCAGCTGATAAAACTGAGAAAGGGGGTCAAAAGAATAACTGGGCATGGAGAAATATGAGCAGTGCTGGTCTTGCTCGTCATAGGGCTAAATCCATGCCTTATTCTGAGCCTTTTAAACCTGTCAAAGCTATGGCTGTTGATCTTTTTCCACACACTCCACATTGCGAACTGGTGATGCTTCTGGAAAGGTAA
- the LOC113780439 gene encoding F-box/kelch-repeat protein At5g60570: MVLETQKLKKLLTSSYKMNKLNSDCLVGGLKGGEVAVRSGVGDDDQGNFGSNDSFLPGLHDDVALTCLAWACRSDYSSLSCLNARFNKLIKSGDLYELRRQLGIVEHWVYLVCDPRGWEAFDPFKNRWMRLPKIPCDDCFNYADKESLAVGSELLVFGRELFEFAIWKYSLVHRDWVKCEGMNHPRCLFGSSSLGSIAIVAGGSDKNGNILKSAELYNSATGRWEMLPNMHCPRRLCSGFFMDGKFYVIGGMTSPTDSLTCGEEFDLKTRKWKEIEGMYPTVNRAAQAPPLVAVVNNQLYAVEYLTNMVKKYDKEKNSWDVLGRLPVRADSSNGWGLAFKACGKELLVVGGQRGPEGEAIVLNSWSPTSGAKNGTLDWKVLGVKEHAGVFVYNCAVMGC, encoded by the coding sequence ATGGTTTTAGAAACACAGAAGTTGAAGAAATTGCTGACTTCTTCATATAAGATGAATAAGTTGAATTCTGATTGTTTGGTGGGGGGATTAAAAGGAGGAGAAGTGGCAGTGAGGTCAGGAGTAGGTGATGATGATCAGGGTAACTTTGGATCAAATGATTCTTTTCTACCTGGTCTACATGATGATGTTGCATTGACATGTCTTGCTTGGGCATGCAGATCAGATTATTCCTCATTGTCTTGCCTAAATGCGAGGTTTAATAAGCTAATTAAAAGTGGAGACCTATATGAGCTGCGGAGGCAGTTGGGCATTGTGGAGCATTGGGTGTATTTGGTATGTGATCCAAGGGGATGGGAAGCATTCGATCCCTTTAAAAACAGATGGATGAGGTTGCCTAAAATTCCCTGTGATGACTGTTTTAATTATGCCGATAAGGAGTCATTAGCTGTGGGGAGTGAATTGCTGGTTTTCGGTCGTGAGTTGTTtgaatttgctatttggaagtATAGTTTGGTTCATCGTGACTGGGTGAAGTGTGAAGGGATGAACCATCCTCGGTGTTTATTTGGATCTAGTAGTCTTGGTTCGATCGCTATTGTTGCAGGGGGGAGCGATAAGAACGGTAACATACTGAAATCTGCAGAGCTTTATAATTCTGCCACCGGCAGGTGGGAGATGTTGCCAAACATGCACTGCCCACGACGGCTTTGCTCTGGTTTTTTCATGGATGGAAAATTCTACGTGATTGGTGGGATGACTAGTCCAACTGACTCCTTGACTTGTGGGGAGGAGTTTGATCTTAAGACTAGGAAGTGGAAGGAAATAGAAGGCATGTATCCAACTGTTAATAGAGCTGCCCAGGCACCACCTCTTGTTGCAGTTGTTAACAACCAGCTTTATGCGGTTGAGTATCTAACCAATATGGTAAAGAAATATGACAAGGAAAAGAACTCTTGGGATGTGTTAGGAAGACTCCCAGTCAGGGCTGATTCTTCAAACGGTTGGGGTCTAGCTTTCAAGGCCTGTGGGAAAGAACTTCTTGTTGTGGGTGGTCAAAGGGGCCCAGAAGGTGAAGCAATTGTGCTGAATTCTTGGAGTCCAACATCGGGGGCCAAGAATGGCACTTTGGATTGGAAGGTCCTTGGTGTGAAGGAGCATGCTGGGGTCTTTGTTTACAACTGTGCTGTCATGGGTTGTTGA
- the LOC113777744 gene encoding uncharacterized protein LOC113777744 isoform X1 translates to MTHDARKMEPILLNLDACPLNFGSSEYYNVSKFSNPLSVLRFSLYGGFKMLSKETENLANNVFKELMGKNLLDPNSKTLCVGEGSASAVSALRELGFRHAVAVGSHPSFSLLKRRFVCELDFADNSFDFLFSRALDGVSVPALLVLEIERVLRPGGIGAMLVGAHDFYSGSLIRSATPVSLYLKSSEIIHVCGVGSNALVIFKKRFENAAFFEQFQLPNECPAITNNKPFMKFIEPLTDEKSLHTKREVSYLPKFLNTSTRNRLIYINVGADESTNLSIYELFKPYSSFGKRAFSVFLMDHNTSVLSSHIKTPGITFIYHPGLAGENAAPELDSDEYLSAPMDTEGFDFARWFKETVEDDDFVVLRINTRTLKLNILGELFKTGVICRVDELFLKCSESLDCKGAICEDCMSLFRSLRNSGVFVHQWLGD, encoded by the coding sequence ATGACCCATGATGCTCGAAAAATGGAGCCAATTTTGCTGAACTTGGATGCATGCCCACTGAACTTTGGCTCTAGCGAGTATTACAATGTCAGCAAGTTTTCAAATCCCCTTTCGGTTCTTAGGTTTTCTCTTTATGGGGGTTTTAAGATGCTTAGCAAAGAGACTGAAAACTTGGCTAATAATGTTTTCAAGGAGCTTATGGGGAAGAATTTGCTGGATCCTAATTCGAAAACTTTGTGTGTTGGGGAGGGTTCTGCCTCTGCTGTATCAGCTCTGCGAGAGCTGGGTTTCCGACATGCTGTTGCTGTTGGTAGCCACCCATCTTTCTCACTTCTAAAACGGAGATTTGTTTGTGAGCTCGACTTTGCGGATAATTCCTTCGATTTTTTGTTCTCGAGAGCTCTTGATGGGGTATCTGTGCCAGCTCTTCTCGTGCTTGAGATTGAGCGTGTTTTACGTCCAGGTGGCATTGGTGCTATGCTTGTTGGTGCCCATGACTTCTACTCTGGAAGCCTGATTAGGTCTGCCACACcagtttcattatatttaaaGAGTTCTGAAATCATACATGTGTGTGGTGTTGGCTCAAATGCTCTAGTCATCTTTAAGAAAAGATTTGAAAATGCTGCTTTCTTTGAGCAATTTCAACTTCCAAATGAATGCCCTGCCATCACAAATAACAAACCATTTATGAAGTTCATTGAGCCCCTAACGGATGAAAAATCACTACATACCAAGAGGGAAGTTTCTTATCTGCCCAAGTTTTTGAATACTTCAACAAGGAACAGACTCATTTACATCAATGTTGGTGCAGACGAATCCACAAACCTGAGTATTTATGAGCTGTTTAAACCTTATAGTTCATTTGGTAAACGAGCATTCAGTGTATTTTTGATGGATCATAACACTTCTGTCCTGTCTTCTCACATCAAAACTCCTGGTATCACTTTTATTTACCATCCAGGCCTCGCAGGAGAAAATGCTGCTCCGGAACTGGACTCTGATGAGTACTTGAGTGCTCCAATGGATACAGAAGGGTTTGACTTTGCTCGCTGGTTTAAAGAAACAGTGGAAGATGATGATTTTGTGGTCCTTAGGATTAACACAAGAACACTGAAGTTGAACATTCTTGGTGAATTGTTCAAAACTGGAGTAATATGCCGCGTTGATGAACTTTTCCTCAAGTGCTCAGAGTCGCTAGACTGCAAAGGTGCCATTTGTGAAGACTGCATGAGTCTTTTCAGAAGTCTCAGAAATTCTGGTGTGTTTGTTCATCAGTGGTTGGGGGACTGA